From a region of the Drosophila virilis strain 15010-1051.87 chromosome 3, Dvir_AGI_RSII-ME, whole genome shotgun sequence genome:
- the LOC6623599 gene encoding A-kinase anchor protein 14, producing MFKLIAFFACVSAAAAAPGLLTATHSIVQPAVLTKTAYVDHSASSAITHQSNVNLVRKVPVVPVVQTYHAAPVVHAAPVVHTPLVHAAPVVHTYAAAPVVHSVPVVHSAPLLKTVVSAPVAYTAIHK from the exons ATGTTCAAACTC ATTGCCTTCTTTGCCTGCGTgtcagccgccgccgccgcaccCGGACTGCTCACTGCCACACACTCCATTGTCCAGCCCGCTGTGCTCACCAAGACCGCCTATGTGGACCACAGCGCCTCCTCGGCCATCACCCATCAGAGCAATGTGAATCTGGTGCGTAAGGTGCCTGTTGTGCCTGTCGTCCAGACCTACCATGCCGCACCTGTAGTCCATGCCGCGCCCGTTGTGCACACTCCCCTTGTCCACGCCGCACCCGTTGTCCACACCTATGCTGCTGCCCCGGTGGTGCACTCTGTGCCCGTGGTGCACTCGGCTCCACTGCTCAAGACTGTGGTCAGCGCTCCAGTCGCCTACACTGCCATCCACAAGTAA